CGCGTTGAGCGCCTCGGGTCGGTCGAAGGTCAGCCGTAAGACGTCGTCGTCGCTGTCGATCTCCATACCTCTAGGCTCGGCGCCATGATCTTAACGATAGGCGATCCGCGAATCGAGGCGGTGTCACCACTTTCGGACAGTGGGGCAGCCGCGAAAAGCATCGAGGCGGGTGCGACGGACTCGGCGTCACTCCGGGAGGGTCAGTTCGACGGAATCTGTGGGGCAGCGGTCTCCTCTTCCGTCACGTTGAGTTCGGACGTGACGAGCGCGCGGTAGGCCCGGCGCAGTCGCTCGGAGAGGGCCTGATGAGAGATGCCGAGCTCCTCGGACAGTTCCTGCATCGAGACCTCGCGGGGAATCTCGAAGTAGCCGTGATCGATCGCCGCGACCAGCGTCTCGTACTGGCGCGTCGTGAGGCCACACTGGGAGTGGGTCTCCTCTGCCAGATCGAACAGCCGGACGATCGTCGGCGTGGCGTCGTTGTCGTCGAGGCGGTCGTACAGCGAGCTCACGCTGTCCCGGTCGACGACGCGGACGCTGAGCAACCACTTGCCGTTCGAGGCCGAGGCGCTCAGTACGGTACCGCCCTCCTCGAGGACGATCTCGAACGGGTCGACGGTGTCGGGTTCGAACTGGATGTCGTACAGCCAGCGGTCCTCGTCGCTACTGATCTGGGAGTAGGCGCCGATCGAGCCGGTCTCGTCGAGGGCCGTCTCGATCTCCGACTGCGAGGGCCCCGACAGCCAGAGTCCGTGGCCGCTCGAGGCGATGACCCGTTCCATCTCGCACGTAAGCGAAGGGACTGCCTCGAACAGCTCGCCGGTTCCGGTTCCGTCGGCCGGGATCTCGATGTCTGCGATGGATGTCATGAGTCTCACCCGTGGATAGAACGACGACGTCCATAACCCCACTTCCAAAGCACTTAGAACCGGGTAGCGCGACTTTCACTCGTTCTGATCGGTCGAGAGCGAGAGGATCGATAGCGTCGCGGAGACGGCAACTCAGTGTCGGCGAGGCGTTCCGATCAGTAATTGCACGGCGAGGACGACGGTCACTGCGATCGCGAGCAGAGCGAGTGCGATCGGGACGATCGCATCGATACCGCTTGCGATAAACGAGACGCGTATCTGGGTCGGCATGGTTCGCGGCGCGTACGCGACCATCATCGTCGCGCCGAACTCGCCGATCGCCCGCACGAACGTGAGCACGATGCCGGCGGCGATGGCGTTGCGTGCGAGCGGTAGCGAAACCGATCGCACGGTCCGGAGTCGTCCGTAGCCCAACGTTCTGGCCGCCTCCTCGAGGCGCGGATCGACGCCGTCGAAGCCCGCGCGAGCGGTGACGACGAGAAACGGCGCGGCGACGAACGTCTGTGCGAGAACGACGCCGGCACGGCTTCCCGTCAGTGGCATCCCGAGCGCGGCGGCGGCCGCGCCGATCGGCGTGTATCGACCGACGACGGTCAACAGCATGACCCCGCCCACGATCGGCGGGACGACCAGCGGGAGCAAGACGAGGGCCTCGACTAGCCGCTTGCCGCGAAACGAGGCCCGGGAGAGGACGTACGCGAGCGGGACGCCGAAGACGGTCGCGATCGCCGTCGAGATCGGTGCCGTCACCAGCGACGTCCCGATCGCGTCTTGAACAGTCGGATCCGCGAGTTCTGCGAGGACGTCGACCTCCCGGGTTCGGGACAGAAAGACCGCGAACGGGACGACGAAGTACGCGAGCAACACCGACCCGAGCAGCGCTGGGACGACGAGCCCGCTCGGGAGCCACTCGAGGCTCGCATCGAACCTGGACGCGCCCCGGTTCGTATCCGATGGCTCGCCGCTCGAGTTCCGCTCGATGCGACTCACGCTTCGATCGCCTCCGGCGGGTCGCCGTGGAATCGGGGGAGAGAGTTATCGACTCGCAGGCCGTGTTCGACCAGCAGTTCATCGTTTTCGAGGAGGTAGTCGACGAGCGTCCGTCCCGCGTCCGGATCGTCCGCGCCGCGTCGAACCGTGGCGGTGTAGACGACCGGCGATCCCTCGACCGTGTGACCGCTCTCGGTGGTGTAGCTCGCCTGCGCATACCGGTCTGCGGACCCGGGATCACCGAAGTTGTAGGCGTCGTCGAGCTCGCGGACGGCGACGTCGCGCTCGGCAGCCATGTTGGCGTAGGCGACCGCACAGGCTCGGTTTCCGCTTTCGACGCCGGCGAGCAACTGTGGTTCGTCGGGAACGTGGGCGACCTTGTCGGCCATCGCGTCGCGGAATCCCTCGAGTCCGTGCTCGCGCTCGGCGAGTTCGAAGAGGAGAAGGGCGCGATACCCCAGCGGATCGAGGTCGGGATCGCCGATCGCGATCGCGTCCTCGTCGGCGTCGGCGAACACCTCGTACCACGGCTCGCCCTCCGCGAGTCGTCGTCCCGGTTCGGTCTCCGGCGCGTAACCGATCACGACCTCGTTGGCTGCGAACTCGACGTCCCAGTCGGCGTGGTCGGGATAGAGTCGCTCTCGCAGGAGGTCGACGTCGGCACCGATCACGACGTCCGGATACTTCGTTCCGTCCTCGACCAGCCGCAACGCAGCGTTGGTTCCGTAGTACTCGCCCTGGTATCCCAGCCCGGAGTCGGCCTCGAAGGCCGGACCGACGCCGTTCTCGAGGGCGACGGCCAGGCTACCCGCGGCGAGCACGCGAACGCTGTCCGTACTACCGAGACAACCCGCGGTCCCGACCAGCCCCGCCGAGAGCGCGCCCGCCGCGGCGAGGACGCTCCGACGGCTCTTCGAGGTAGACCCAGCGCAGCCGTCGCGACTGTGCATACGTCCCGTTGGATCGACAGTACAAATACAACTGGTTTCGGTTCCTATATTGTGGGAACACAACTGATTATGGTTACGTCAACTGACCGGCTCCGGTCGCGATGGCGGACAGAATCGGTTCGTTCCCGACCGCTGGGTCCGTTCAACAGTCCGTTTCGTCGCTCGGTCCGCCAGCGTGAGAGAACTCGAGCCCCTTGAGCGAACGGATCGCCCCGACGAGGTCGTCGATAGAATCGTCGCCGCGTCCGACCACGGGGCCGCAGACGGCGGACGGATCTCTCTCCCCGAAGAGGATCGTCGGAAGGGGTGCCTGTGCGAAGCCTTCGACGAGCACGGTGTCGTACCCCCGACGGGCGAGTCGCTCGAGGCCCCTCGAGAGCGCCCGAATTTCGGGGTCATCCGACTCCAGAAGGGCGTCACCGTCGGGATCGGGCGGATCCCGTTTCCCTCGCGTCGCGATGTCGAAGGTCAGTTCGGGCGTTATCCCGATGACGGTTTCGGCACCCGCGGTCCGGTGGCGGTACGTGTCGCTGCCCGGGGTATCGATCTCGACGTCGTGATGGATCGACTTGACGGTCGCGACGCGGCCCTCCGCGCCCAGTCGGGACACGAGTTCCTCGACGAGCGACGTCTTGCCGGAATCGCTCGGTCCCGCCAGACAGACGGCACGGAGAGTCGAATCTTGACGCATGGCTCTTATCTCGGTGTAAGGCTACAAGACCCGTTCGAACGGTCGATGAACGAGGGAGTTCCGGATCGCGTTTGCTTCGTCGCTCCGTGACTATCGCGAGACGGCCATCACCCACTCGTCCGGCCCTCGCCGGCGGACCTCGTACTCTTCGAAGGCGTCACCGGGCGATCCGTCTCGACCGACCGCTGCGACGAGCTCCGCCGCGAGCGGCGACGGATCGTGGTCGTTGATCAGGTAGAACGTCTCGCCGGGCTCGGTCGCCCGGAACTCCTCGGTGGCCTGCTCGTGGCGGATCGGCTTCGGCAGCCCGCGCAGATCGAGCGCGTGATCGGGCACCGAGAGATCGCCGACGTCCTCGAGTCGCTCGCGGACGGCGTCGGCGAGATCGATCGTCTCGGCTGGCACGTCGTCGCCGAAGTCCCGAACGCGCTCGTCGAAGGGCAGTTCGCACAGTACCGGCTGGTCGAGTTCCCGCTCGACGTCCGTGTCCGGGAAGAGGTCGTGCTCGCGGCCGCACTCGCAGGTGAACCCGCGCATGTTGACGACGGTTCCCAGCAGCGGGACGCCGTTTTCCTCGAACAGCGTGGCGCTGCGCGACGTGTCGTCCACGCTGGTCGGGTGGGGCGTGCTGACCAACACCGCGCCGTCGATCGGCAGCGACTGCAGCGCTGTCAGGACGATGTCGCCGGTCCCCGGCGGCAGGTCGACGACGAGGGTATCGAGATCGCCCCACGCGGTGTCCTCGAACAGCTCGCTGACGGCCTCGTGAGCCATCGCACCGCGCCAGGCCAACGGTTCGTCGTTCGCGATGAGGCCGACGCTCATCGCGGTGAGGTCGCCAGCGTCGATCGGTTCGGCGTTCCCTTCCGCGTTGGCGGAGACCGGGCCCTCGAGGTCCAGTAGTTCCGGCACGTTCGGCCCGTAGAGGTCGGCGTCGAAGATGCCGACGTCCCGATCGGAATCGGCCGCCAGCGCCCTGGCGAGCTGCGTCGAGACGGTCGTCTTACCGACGCCGCCCTTGGCGCTCGCGACGGCGATCACGGTGTCGACGCCCGCGGGACCGTCGATCTCGTCGTCCGTGGCCGCATCGGGCGCGTCGCCTTCGACCGTCGCACGCTCGACGCCGGGCGTTGCCAGGGCCCGTCGGCGGATCGCCTCGGTGACGTCTTCTGCGGTCGGTTCGTCGAATCCGGCGAGGTCCGCGGCGATCCGAACGGTCCCCTCGTCGGCCGAGACGTCAGTGACTAGCCCGGACTCGAGCACGTCGCCGCCCAGATCCGGGTCTTCGACGTCTCGCAGGCCGTTCCGGACGCGGTCGGCGAGGTCGTCGGTCGGGACGTCGTCGGGAACGATATCGTGTTTCGCCATGTTACCAGGCCTCGAATTCGTCGGCGTCCTCGTCGGGTTCGCGCTCGGTCATCAGCGTCCCGCCGTAGGGACGGTAGTCGAGGTCGTACGTGTTGGCGACCGTCTCCAGCGCGTCCTCCCGCTCGGCGATCGTCGCGGTATCGAACTCGAAGGCCTCGACGGCGTCGACCAGTTCGTCGTCGCTCACCCGTCCCTCGGCGTAGCCCGCGGCGATGCCGTCGCGGAGGACGTCGGCGTTCCGGCGCAGCCGCGTCGCCTCGTCGAACTGCTCGCGCATATTGTCGTCGAGTCCGCCCCGATCGAGGGGGATTCCCTCGAGCAACTCGGTTGCCCGCTCGTCGAACCCATCGGCCATTGTCAACAGTTCGACGACCTGTTTCTTCGGGGTGAGCGATTGCCAGGCGCTGCGGGCGTCCTCCGCGACGACGGCGTCGACGGCTTCGGTCCACTCCGTCGACCGTTCGACGTCCTCGAACGCCTGCGCGACGAAGGCACCGACGTGGTCGTCGGGAATCGTGACGCCGAGCGATTCCTCGATGGTCGATCCCGCAGCGCTACTGTCCGTCGTACAGCCCGCGTCCGGGTCGTGGTTCGCGTGCGATTCGTCTGCGCTCCGTGGCTCGTCCGTGGGTGTGCTGTCGAGTTCGTAGGTCATCGTCGATCACGCTGTCCCTGCGTTAGCCCGTCGATCGAGCCGGCCGGCCCCTGTCCCGGGCCCGGGCCCTGTCGTTCCTGTTCCCGCCGCGATCCCGGCCCGCCGCCGGGTGCGGCATCGTCGTCCAGTCCGGCGTCGATCTGCTCCGGGTCGACGCCGCGTGCCGTCGCGAGCGCTCGCTTCGCCGACCGTCGTACGTCGTCGCTTCGATCGTTCAGGCCGTGGCGCTCGAGGACCTCCTCGGCGCGGTCCGTCCCGAGGTCGCCGAGACTGGTCGCGGCCTTCGCCCGGACGAACGCCTCCGGATCCCGAGCCAGCACCGCCGCGAGGATCCGGACGGTTTCGCTCACGTCATCGGCGTACTCCCGCAGGTAGTCGGCGGCGTACTCCCGCACGCCGGAGTGGGGATCGTGTTTGAGTTGCTCGATCAGCAGCTCCTGGGACGCTGCACCCGTCTTCGACAGCGCGATGACGGCGTTGCGCCGCACCCAGCCGCTGTCGTCTTCGAGCGCCTCGCGCAGCCGCCCGTCGTTTCCGGGCTCGGCCCGCGACTGGGCGACGACCGCCTCGGCGCGGACCCACTCGTGGTCGTCGTTCAGCGCCGCCCGAATCGCGTCGCCGGCTGCGTCTCCGCCGTCAGCACCCGCGGCGAGGCCGAGCGCCTCGACCGCGAACTGCCGCACGTCCGGGGAGTCGTCCGCGAGCACCAGCTCGGTGAGCCCTCCGATCGTCGCCGGTGTCAATCCGCCGTCGTCCGCCAGATCGATCAATCCGAGCGCGGCGCGGCGCCGATCGCGTTCGCGATCGGCCTCGAGCCGCGTGCGGAGCGTTGCCTCGTCGTCGTCGGGTGCCCGACCGCGGGCACTTCGGTTCGCGTAGTCGGTCATTCGAGTTTCCTCCAGTAGCTGACGAGCCACGCGGCGACCGTCGCGAGGACGATCGCGGCGGGCCAGTTCGTCGCGGCACCGACGAGCCAGCTCGCGGATTCGGTCGCGCTGGCCCCGGCACCGCCGTCGGCGCTTTCGGCCTCGCTGCCGTCGCCGTTCCCACCGGAGTCGGCCGTGGTGAGCGTTCCGTCCTCCGTATTGAGCGTGAGGAACTCGTAGGACAGCGACTTCTGTCCGTTCGCCTCGTCGGCGCTCCCGTTCCAGACGGCGTACGAGAGGTACATCCGCTCGCCGTCCTCGAACGACGCATCGTATTCGCCGCTCGCGTCGTGTTCGCGCTGGAACACGACGGCCCAGCCGTCGTCGGTCCGCTCGCCGTTCGCCGCGACGGGCTGGGTCTCCGCGTGAGTCAGCGAGCCGTAGCCCATCGCGTAGTAGTTCTGGCCGTAGCGGTTATACGAGGACTGCGAGAGCGGGTTGCCGGCAGCCTGTCCCGGTTTCGTCCGGTTGTCCGGATGCGGATAGGTGTACATGTCGCCGCCGGGGTCGGACTCCGAGAACTGCCAGCTCGAGCGCCAGTACCAGATGTTAACCGGATTCCCGTTCGCACCCATGGTGATCGGCGGCTCCTCCCCGCTCCGGAGCATAATCGCTGCGGCGTCGCTGTAGGCGTTCGGCTCGTTGATCTCCGTGTCCATCGTCGGGTCCTCCCACTCCATGCGGAAGGCGACGTGCGTGTCGTTCGTCACGGACTGAACCGTCACGTTGTCGACGCTCCCGCCGCCGTAGGGTGGAATCATCTGCTGGTTCTGGAGCGAGACGGTCTCGGTCGGCGCGTCTTCCCACGCCTCGGCGTCCGGCTCCGCCGGCACCTCGTTGACCGACAGGAGCGGCAGCGGACCGCCCGTGAGGACGGCGACCGCCAGCACCTGCACGATCATTACCAGACACAATACGATTGCGGCCAGCTTCGTCGCGTGGCGCGCGGCGGTGCGGTCGATCGAGAGCGGGCCGATCTCGACGGGGTCAGAACTCACGGCGTCTCACCCCCGTTCGCCGCGTCGGCCGACACGCTCGGATCCGGGTGTTTCCCGTTGTCGTAGGTCACCAGTTCCTCGACGAGGTCCGCCGCGGCCTCGTAGACCGGTTCGTCCGTCGCCCGACGGAGATCGTGTGCGAGCGCCGGCACGAACTCGACGAGGTGGTCGGCGAGCACCGTCGACTCGGCCTGCCCGACGCGCTCGGCGGCCGCGGGTTCGCCCGACTCGAGCGCGACGGCCCGCTGGCCGGCCAGTACCTGCGCCAACTCGAGTTCGGCGGCGACGTGGTCCTGCCGTTCCGCGAAATCGTCGCTGGGC
This portion of the Natrinema salinisoli genome encodes:
- a CDS encoding helix-turn-helix domain-containing protein, giving the protein MTSIADIEIPADGTGTGELFEAVPSLTCEMERVIASSGHGLWLSGPSQSEIETALDETGSIGAYSQISSDEDRWLYDIQFEPDTVDPFEIVLEEGGTVLSASASNGKWLLSVRVVDRDSVSSLYDRLDDNDATPTIVRLFDLAEETHSQCGLTTRQYETLVAAIDHGYFEIPREVSMQELSEELGISHQALSERLRRAYRALVTSELNVTEEETAAPQIPSN
- a CDS encoding ABC transporter permease; the protein is MERNSSGEPSDTNRGASRFDASLEWLPSGLVVPALLGSVLLAYFVVPFAVFLSRTREVDVLAELADPTVQDAIGTSLVTAPISTAIATVFGVPLAYVLSRASFRGKRLVEALVLLPLVVPPIVGGVMLLTVVGRYTPIGAAAAALGMPLTGSRAGVVLAQTFVAAPFLVVTARAGFDGVDPRLEEAARTLGYGRLRTVRSVSLPLARNAIAAGIVLTFVRAIGEFGATMMVAYAPRTMPTQIRVSFIASGIDAIVPIALALLAIAVTVVLAVQLLIGTPRRH
- a CDS encoding extracellular solute-binding protein, which gives rise to MHSRDGCAGSTSKSRRSVLAAAGALSAGLVGTAGCLGSTDSVRVLAAGSLAVALENGVGPAFEADSGLGYQGEYYGTNAALRLVEDGTKYPDVVIGADVDLLRERLYPDHADWDVEFAANEVVIGYAPETEPGRRLAEGEPWYEVFADADEDAIAIGDPDLDPLGYRALLLFELAEREHGLEGFRDAMADKVAHVPDEPQLLAGVESGNRACAVAYANMAAERDVAVRELDDAYNFGDPGSADRYAQASYTTESGHTVEGSPVVYTATVRRGADDPDAGRTLVDYLLENDELLVEHGLRVDNSLPRFHGDPPEAIEA
- the mobB gene encoding molybdopterin-guanine dinucleotide biosynthesis protein B, with the protein product MRQDSTLRAVCLAGPSDSGKTSLVEELVSRLGAEGRVATVKSIHHDVEIDTPGSDTYRHRTAGAETVIGITPELTFDIATRGKRDPPDPDGDALLESDDPEIRALSRGLERLARRGYDTVLVEGFAQAPLPTILFGERDPSAVCGPVVGRGDDSIDDLVGAIRSLKGLEFSHAGGPSDETDC
- a CDS encoding P-loop NTPase, which codes for MAKHDIVPDDVPTDDLADRVRNGLRDVEDPDLGGDVLESGLVTDVSADEGTVRIAADLAGFDEPTAEDVTEAIRRRALATPGVERATVEGDAPDAATDDEIDGPAGVDTVIAVASAKGGVGKTTVSTQLARALAADSDRDVGIFDADLYGPNVPELLDLEGPVSANAEGNAEPIDAGDLTAMSVGLIANDEPLAWRGAMAHEAVSELFEDTAWGDLDTLVVDLPPGTGDIVLTALQSLPIDGAVLVSTPHPTSVDDTSRSATLFEENGVPLLGTVVNMRGFTCECGREHDLFPDTDVERELDQPVLCELPFDERVRDFGDDVPAETIDLADAVRERLEDVGDLSVPDHALDLRGLPKPIRHEQATEEFRATEPGETFYLINDHDPSPLAAELVAAVGRDGSPGDAFEEYEVRRRGPDEWVMAVSR
- a CDS encoding HEAT repeat domain-containing protein codes for the protein MTDYANRSARGRAPDDDEATLRTRLEADRERDRRRAALGLIDLADDGGLTPATIGGLTELVLADDSPDVRQFAVEALGLAAGADGGDAAGDAIRAALNDDHEWVRAEAVVAQSRAEPGNDGRLREALEDDSGWVRRNAVIALSKTGAASQELLIEQLKHDPHSGVREYAADYLREYADDVSETVRILAAVLARDPEAFVRAKAATSLGDLGTDRAEEVLERHGLNDRSDDVRRSAKRALATARGVDPEQIDAGLDDDAAPGGGPGSRREQERQGPGPGQGPAGSIDGLTQGQRDRR
- a CDS encoding ethylbenzene dehydrogenase-related protein, with amino-acid sequence MSSDPVEIGPLSIDRTAARHATKLAAIVLCLVMIVQVLAVAVLTGGPLPLLSVNEVPAEPDAEAWEDAPTETVSLQNQQMIPPYGGGSVDNVTVQSVTNDTHVAFRMEWEDPTMDTEINEPNAYSDAAAIMLRSGEEPPITMGANGNPVNIWYWRSSWQFSESDPGGDMYTYPHPDNRTKPGQAAGNPLSQSSYNRYGQNYYAMGYGSLTHAETQPVAANGERTDDGWAVVFQREHDASGEYDASFEDGERMYLSYAVWNGSADEANGQKSLSYEFLTLNTEDGTLTTADSGGNGDGSEAESADGGAGASATESASWLVGAATNWPAAIVLATVAAWLVSYWRKLE